A section of the Pseudomonas sp. Q1-7 genome encodes:
- a CDS encoding PIN domain-containing protein has protein sequence MRTNYVLIDYENVQVQSLELLQQPHFKIRVFLGPNNTKLPTELAVAIQRFGDRAGYIQLDTPGQNALDFHVAFYMGQLVVEEPDAFFHIISRDKGFDPLIKHLKGKGVFANRSETIEGMPCFSPPKIVPPPPPKLEPVKTPPAKTAKAVKESDINLVIADLVGRKASRPRTIKTLLNTIRAKLGKQTIEEIESIYQVLRQRGYVEEAGAKVSYKLPKSA, from the coding sequence ATGCGCACGAATTACGTCCTCATCGACTACGAAAACGTCCAGGTCCAGTCCCTGGAGCTTCTGCAGCAGCCCCACTTCAAGATCCGGGTCTTCCTCGGCCCCAACAACACCAAGCTTCCCACTGAGCTTGCAGTGGCCATCCAGCGTTTCGGTGATCGTGCGGGCTACATCCAGTTGGATACACCAGGCCAGAACGCTCTCGACTTTCACGTTGCCTTCTACATGGGCCAACTGGTGGTCGAAGAACCGGACGCGTTCTTCCACATCATTTCGCGAGACAAGGGCTTCGATCCGCTGATCAAGCATCTCAAGGGCAAGGGCGTTTTCGCGAATCGCTCCGAGACCATCGAAGGCATGCCTTGCTTCTCTCCGCCCAAGATCGTTCCTCCCCCACCTCCCAAGCTGGAGCCCGTAAAGACGCCTCCGGCGAAAACAGCGAAGGCCGTCAAGGAGTCGGACATTAACCTAGTGATCGCTGACCTGGTCGGTCGCAAGGCTTCCCGGCCACGGACCATCAAGACGTTGCTCAACACCATTCGCGCCAAGCTGGGTAAGCAGACAATCGAAGAGATTGAAAGCATCTACCAGGTGCTGAGGCAGCGCGGCTATGTAGAAGAGGCTGGAGCGAAAGTCTCTTACAAACTACCCAAGAGCGCATAG
- a CDS encoding RidA family protein translates to MKTLQRHGIAQGTGGQSLPFARAVQADGWLFVSGQTPMRDGQVVEGGIAAQAHQCIRNLLAILEEAGYGPEHVVRCGVWLDDPRDFAAFNQVFQRYFGAHPPARACVVSSMVIDCKVEVDCVAYRAP, encoded by the coding sequence ATGAAAACACTGCAACGTCACGGCATCGCCCAAGGCACCGGCGGCCAGTCCCTGCCCTTTGCCCGGGCCGTACAGGCCGACGGCTGGCTGTTCGTTTCCGGACAGACGCCGATGCGCGACGGCCAGGTGGTCGAGGGCGGCATCGCCGCCCAGGCCCATCAGTGCATCCGCAACCTGCTGGCCATTCTCGAGGAAGCCGGCTACGGGCCCGAGCATGTGGTGCGCTGCGGCGTCTGGCTGGACGACCCGCGTGACTTCGCCGCCTTCAACCAGGTGTTCCAGCGCTACTTCGGCGCCCATCCACCGGCCCGCGCCTGCGTGGTGTCGAGCATGGTCATCGACTGTAAGGTCGAAGTGGACTGCGTCGCCTACCGGGCACCCTGA
- a CDS encoding GntT/GntP/DsdX family permease, which yields MTPAAGSPLLIYAALAIIALVLLIARYRINPFIVITLVSIGLALAARMPAGDIMAAYEAGVGKTLGHIALVVALGTMLGKMMAESGGAERIARTLIERFGEKNAHWAMVSIAFVCGLPLFFEVGFVLLVPIAFTIARRLGVSILLTGLPMVAGLSVVHGLVPPHPAAMLAVGEYAAQVGKTVFYATLVGIPTAVIAGPLFARLVAPRIRLPAHNAVAAQFTETGTRVADLPGFGVTLGTVLLPVGLMLLGGWADLLSTPGSAANQLLHFVGNSVIALLIATLLSFWTLGLARGFNRNAILRFSTECLAPTAAITLLVGAGGGLNRILIETGVTREIVELSARFDLSPLILGWLVAALMRVATGSATVAMTTAAGIVAPIALASGYPHPELLVLATGAGSLILSHVNDGGFWLIKEYFDMTVVQTLQTWTVLETLISLVAFAFTLGLARML from the coding sequence ATGACCCCGGCCGCAGGAAGTCCGCTGCTGATCTACGCCGCGCTGGCGATCATCGCGCTGGTGCTGCTGATCGCGCGATACCGGATCAACCCCTTCATCGTCATCACCCTGGTGTCCATCGGCCTCGCCCTGGCGGCGCGGATGCCCGCCGGCGACATCATGGCCGCCTATGAAGCTGGTGTCGGCAAGACCCTTGGCCACATCGCCCTGGTGGTGGCGCTGGGCACCATGCTCGGCAAGATGATGGCCGAGTCGGGGGGTGCCGAACGCATCGCCCGTACCCTGATCGAGCGCTTCGGCGAGAAGAACGCCCACTGGGCCATGGTCAGCATCGCCTTCGTGTGTGGCCTGCCGCTGTTCTTCGAAGTGGGCTTCGTCCTGCTGGTGCCGATCGCCTTCACCATCGCCAGACGCCTGGGCGTCTCCATCCTGCTGACCGGCCTGCCGATGGTGGCGGGACTTTCCGTCGTCCACGGCCTGGTGCCGCCCCACCCCGCGGCCATGCTGGCCGTGGGGGAATACGCGGCGCAGGTCGGCAAGACCGTGTTCTATGCCACCCTGGTCGGCATCCCCACCGCCGTCATCGCCGGCCCCTTGTTCGCCCGCCTGGTGGCGCCGCGTATCCGCCTGCCGGCGCACAACGCCGTGGCGGCGCAATTCACCGAAACCGGCACGCGGGTGGCCGATCTGCCCGGCTTCGGCGTCACGCTGGGCACCGTCCTGCTCCCCGTGGGGCTGATGCTGCTGGGCGGCTGGGCCGACCTGCTGAGCACACCCGGCTCGGCCGCCAACCAGCTGTTGCACTTCGTCGGCAACTCGGTAATCGCGCTGCTGATTGCGACCCTGCTGAGCTTCTGGACCCTGGGCCTGGCCAGGGGCTTCAACCGCAACGCCATTCTCCGTTTCAGCACCGAATGCCTGGCGCCCACCGCCGCCATCACCCTGCTGGTCGGGGCCGGCGGTGGGCTGAACCGCATCCTCATCGAAACCGGGGTGACACGGGAGATCGTCGAGCTGTCGGCCCGTTTCGACCTTTCGCCGCTGATCCTGGGCTGGCTGGTGGCCGCGCTCATGCGCGTCGCCACGGGCTCGGCCACCGTGGCCATGACCACCGCCGCCGGCATCGTCGCCCCCATCGCCCTGGCCAGCGGCTACCCCCATCCGGAGCTGCTGGTGCTGGCCACCGGGGCCGGCTCGCTGATCCTTTCCCATGTCAACGATGGCGGCTTCTGGCTGATCAAGGAGTACTTCGACATGACCGTGGTGCAGACCCTGCAGACCTGGACGGTGCTGGAAACCCTGATCTCCCTGGTGGCTTTCGCCTTCACCCTCGGCCTGGCGAGGATGCTCTGA
- a CDS encoding sugar kinase, which yields MHIACLGEAMVELSGQPLCRRFGGDTLNTALYMARLLAGRDDRVHYLSALGDDRLSDELLHHWRDEGLETGRIARLPGRQPGLYLVEVDARGERSFLYWRDTSAARQHFAGDIDWERWLDRTHTDALYLSGISLALFPAPRREALLRALSGFTASGGRLWFDNNFRPALWSAHEARRVHERVLALADIALLTLDDQCQLYDDEQAAEEAAALGLALGCGEVVVKCGAQPCLIANARQWLEVPAQPVAQVVDSCAAGDAFAAAYLASRSRGLAVQTAAEHGHRLAAAVIGHPGAIMPRHAMPDIPLPP from the coding sequence ATGCATATCGCCTGCCTGGGAGAGGCCATGGTCGAACTGAGCGGCCAGCCCCTGTGCCGCCGCTTCGGTGGCGACACCCTCAACACCGCGCTGTACATGGCACGGCTGCTGGCCGGTCGCGACGACCGGGTGCACTACCTCAGCGCGCTCGGTGACGACCGCCTGAGCGACGAACTGCTGCACCACTGGCGGGACGAAGGCCTGGAGACCGGGCGCATCGCCCGACTGCCAGGCCGGCAGCCCGGCCTTTACCTGGTCGAAGTGGATGCCCGCGGAGAGCGCAGCTTCCTCTATTGGCGCGACACCAGCGCGGCCCGCCAGCACTTCGCCGGCGATATCGACTGGGAACGCTGGCTGGACCGTACGCACACCGACGCGCTCTACCTGTCCGGCATCAGCCTGGCGCTGTTCCCGGCGCCACGCCGCGAAGCCCTGCTGCGGGCACTTTCCGGCTTCACCGCCTCGGGTGGTCGACTCTGGTTCGACAACAACTTCCGCCCCGCGCTGTGGTCCGCCCATGAAGCGCGACGGGTCCATGAACGCGTCCTGGCCTTGGCCGACATTGCCCTGCTCACGCTGGACGACCAATGCCAACTGTACGACGACGAACAGGCCGCCGAGGAAGCCGCCGCCCTCGGCCTGGCGCTGGGCTGCGGCGAGGTGGTGGTCAAGTGCGGGGCGCAGCCTTGCCTGATCGCCAACGCGCGGCAATGGCTGGAGGTGCCCGCACAACCCGTGGCCCAGGTGGTGGACAGCTGCGCAGCGGGAGACGCCTTCGCCGCGGCCTACCTGGCGAGCCGCAGCCGGGGCCTTGCGGTCCAGACGGCGGCGGAGCACGGCCATCGACTGGCCGCGGCGGTAATCGGCCACCCCGGTGCGATCATGCCCCGCCATGCCATGCCGGACATCCCGCTGCCGCCCTGA
- a CDS encoding amino acid deaminase, with amino-acid sequence MAENKNHVPMLNQRTKGLGRVAPDCTLDAVGALGWRILDEDVSLPVAVLLQSRIEHNLAWMSRFIRHYGVQLAPHGKTTMSPALFHLQLQHGAWGITLATAPQVQAAHAHGIRRVLLANQLVGKANMAIVSDLQRDPDFSFCCLVDSATNIDALGRHFAEAGQTIRVLLEYGVAGGRTGLRSIEQEHEALSAIRRWPQSVRLVGTELYEGVLQDETQIRQLLRHVLERTRQLAAEGRFAEPDVILSGAGSAWFDVVAEEFAQQSIGQPLNVILRPGCYLTHDAGIYREAERRIQAHNAVAREMGRSLLPALQLWANVQSRPEPGLAIIAMGKRDAAFDAGLPLATLHHRPGTGAGPAPAPADWRVTKMMDQHAFMAIPDNADLRVGDMLAFDISHPCLTFDKWRQLLLVDDDYRVTGAIETLF; translated from the coding sequence GTGGCTGAAAACAAGAATCACGTACCGATGTTGAACCAGCGCACCAAAGGACTGGGCCGCGTGGCTCCGGATTGCACGCTCGACGCGGTAGGCGCGCTGGGCTGGCGAATACTTGACGAGGACGTCAGCTTGCCGGTGGCGGTGCTGCTCCAGAGCCGCATCGAGCACAACCTGGCCTGGATGAGCCGGTTCATCCGCCACTACGGCGTGCAGTTGGCCCCTCATGGCAAGACCACCATGAGCCCCGCGCTCTTCCATTTGCAGCTCCAGCACGGCGCCTGGGGCATCACCCTCGCCACCGCCCCGCAGGTCCAGGCGGCCCACGCCCATGGCATACGCCGCGTCCTGCTGGCCAACCAACTGGTGGGCAAGGCCAACATGGCCATCGTTTCCGACCTGCAGCGCGACCCGGATTTCAGCTTCTGTTGCCTGGTGGACTCTGCCACCAACATCGACGCCCTCGGCCGCCACTTCGCCGAGGCCGGACAGACGATACGGGTGCTGCTCGAATACGGCGTCGCCGGCGGTCGCACCGGCCTGCGCTCCATCGAACAGGAACACGAAGCCCTGAGCGCCATTCGACGCTGGCCGCAGTCGGTGCGGCTGGTCGGGACCGAACTCTATGAAGGGGTGCTGCAGGACGAAACCCAGATCCGCCAACTGCTCCGCCATGTCCTGGAGCGAACCCGCCAGTTGGCCGCCGAAGGCCGCTTCGCCGAGCCGGACGTCATCCTCTCCGGCGCGGGTTCGGCCTGGTTCGATGTCGTCGCCGAGGAGTTCGCCCAACAGAGCATCGGCCAGCCCCTGAACGTGATCCTGCGCCCCGGCTGCTACCTCACCCACGATGCCGGCATCTACCGCGAGGCCGAACGACGCATCCAGGCGCACAACGCGGTGGCTCGCGAAATGGGCCGCAGCCTGCTGCCCGCCCTGCAACTCTGGGCCAACGTGCAATCGCGGCCCGAGCCCGGCCTGGCGATCATCGCCATGGGCAAGCGTGACGCCGCCTTCGACGCTGGCCTGCCCCTCGCCACGCTGCACCACAGGCCTGGCACCGGCGCTGGCCCCGCCCCGGCGCCAGCGGACTGGCGGGTGACGAAAATGATGGACCAACACGCCTTCATGGCGATTCCCGACAACGCCGACCTGCGGGTGGGCGACATGCTGGCGTTCGACATTTCCCACCCCTGCCTGACCTTCGACAAGTGGCGGCAACTGCTGCTGGTGGATGACGACTACCGGGTAACCGGCGCCATCGAAACGCTGTTCTAG
- a CDS encoding crotonase/enoyl-CoA hydratase family protein, which yields MSELISYQLEDGIATLTLSNGKVNAISPDVIAAFNAAMDRAEQDRAIVIITGQPGILSGGYDLKVMTSGPQNAIALVAAGSTLARRMLAHPYPIIVACPGHAVAKGAFILLSADYRIGVEGPFNIGLNEVQIGMTMHHVGIELARDRLRKSAFHRSVINGEMFDPQGALDAGFLDKVVPVEQLQETARAAALQLKKINMTAHRNTKLKVRKALLETLDTAIEQDKQHLV from the coding sequence ATGAGTGAGCTGATCTCCTACCAACTCGAAGACGGCATCGCCACCCTGACCCTCAGCAACGGCAAGGTGAATGCCATCTCCCCGGATGTGATCGCCGCCTTCAACGCCGCGATGGATCGCGCCGAGCAGGACCGCGCCATCGTGATCATCACCGGCCAACCGGGCATTCTCTCCGGCGGCTATGACCTGAAAGTGATGACCTCCGGCCCGCAGAACGCGATCGCCCTGGTCGCCGCCGGCTCCACACTGGCTCGCCGCATGCTGGCGCACCCCTACCCCATCATCGTTGCCTGCCCGGGCCATGCGGTGGCCAAGGGTGCATTCATTCTGCTGTCCGCGGACTATCGCATCGGCGTCGAGGGCCCGTTCAACATTGGTCTGAATGAAGTGCAGATTGGCATGACCATGCACCACGTCGGCATCGAACTGGCCCGTGACCGCCTGCGCAAGTCCGCCTTCCACCGTTCGGTGATCAATGGCGAGATGTTCGATCCACAAGGCGCGCTGGACGCCGGCTTCCTCGACAAGGTGGTGCCTGTCGAGCAACTGCAGGAAACCGCCCGTGCTGCCGCCCTGCAACTGAAGAAGATCAACATGACCGCCCACCGCAACACCAAGCTCAAGGTGCGCAAGGCGCTTCTGGAAACGCTGGACACAGCCATCGAGCAGGACAAACAGCACCTGGTCTGA
- a CDS encoding magnesium and cobalt transport protein CorA yields MGRVVAAAVYAKGRRVADITLDEGLEWACKPGHFVWIGLHDPGAEELSNLQRQFDLHELALEDALTRHTRPKLETFGDALFLVVYSPIEVDGELQFIETQLFAGKGYIISARYGESAPYSRVRQRCEARPLLLEHGEDFVLYALLSFVMENYRPLMDSYHSELEEIEQNVLDRPLAQADVERIHCLRRDLLRLRRYIGPMGEICEELQRLDFPFIDKHMRPYFRDISIHVNRLLEDLTGLREMADHAIEIGLLLESSRQSVVQRKFAAWAAILAFPTAVAGIYGMNFQYMPELTWHYGYFGVLGLVATGCTGLYASFKYYGWL; encoded by the coding sequence ATGGGTCGAGTCGTTGCCGCCGCTGTATATGCCAAGGGCCGCAGAGTCGCCGACATTACCCTCGATGAAGGTCTGGAATGGGCCTGCAAGCCGGGTCATTTCGTCTGGATTGGCCTGCATGATCCGGGCGCCGAGGAGCTGAGCAACCTGCAGCGGCAGTTCGACCTGCACGAACTCGCCCTGGAAGACGCCCTCACCCGCCACACCCGGCCCAAGCTGGAGACCTTCGGCGACGCGCTGTTTCTGGTGGTCTACTCGCCGATCGAGGTGGATGGCGAACTGCAGTTCATCGAAACCCAACTGTTCGCTGGCAAGGGCTACATCATCAGCGCCCGCTACGGGGAGTCCGCCCCCTACTCCCGCGTTCGCCAGCGTTGCGAAGCGCGGCCGTTGCTGCTGGAGCACGGCGAGGACTTCGTCCTCTACGCCCTGCTCAGCTTCGTGATGGAGAACTATCGGCCACTGATGGACAGCTATCACTCGGAGCTGGAGGAAATCGAGCAGAACGTGCTGGATCGCCCTCTGGCCCAGGCCGATGTCGAGCGTATCCACTGCCTGCGCCGCGACCTGTTGCGCTTGCGTCGCTATATCGGCCCCATGGGTGAAATCTGCGAGGAGCTGCAGAGGTTGGACTTCCCCTTCATCGACAAGCACATGCGGCCGTACTTCCGTGACATCTCCATCCATGTGAATCGCCTGCTGGAAGACCTGACCGGCCTGCGCGAAATGGCCGACCACGCCATCGAGATCGGCCTGCTGCTGGAGTCATCGCGGCAGAGCGTGGTCCAGCGGAAGTTCGCCGCCTGGGCAGCCATCCTCGCGTTCCCGACAGCGGTCGCCGGCATCTACGGAATGAACTTCCAATACATGCCCGAACTGACCTGGCACTACGGCTATTTTGGCGTGCTGGGGCTGGTGGCGACCGGCTGTACCGGGCTGTACGCCAGCTTCAAATACTACGGCTGGCTCTGA
- a CDS encoding N-acyl-D-amino-acid deacylase family protein: MARFDTLIHRATLIDGSGQPRYVADVGLRQGRIALLGEAGNASADQRVEAEGLVLAPGFIDAHTHDDTVVIRQPDMLPKLSQGVTTVVVGNCGISAAPVSLTGAPPDPMNLLGPASAFAYPRFADYRAAVDAAAPAVNVAALVGHTALRSNHLDRLERVASPAEIAAMRAQLADSLMHGALGLSTGLAYATAAAASTDEVCQLAEELAVHGGLYATHLRDEFDDILGALDEACAIARHAGCTLIVSHLKCAGAGNWGRSAEVLASLEQALRHQPVGCDCYPYSASSSTLDLKQVTSDFDILITWSRAHPEMAGRTLAAIADDWRLPLLEAARRLQPAGAVYHCMSEADVQRILAHPLSMIGSDGLPEDPRPHPRLWGTFPRVLGHYSRDLGLLTLEDAVRKMTGLSASRFALEQRGLIAPGYWADLVLFDPHAIADTARFHDPIQPAAGIRAVWVNGVLSYQDGQPCQARAGRFLPRAGANPPATEENIR, from the coding sequence ATGGCCAGGTTCGATACCCTTATCCATCGGGCGACCCTCATCGACGGCAGCGGCCAGCCCCGCTACGTCGCCGACGTCGGTCTCCGCCAGGGCCGAATCGCCCTGCTTGGCGAAGCCGGCAACGCCAGCGCCGACCAGCGAGTGGAGGCCGAGGGTCTGGTACTGGCACCGGGCTTCATCGACGCGCACACCCATGACGACACCGTCGTGATCCGCCAACCGGACATGCTGCCCAAGCTGAGCCAGGGCGTGACCACCGTGGTCGTGGGCAACTGCGGCATCAGCGCGGCGCCAGTTAGCCTGACGGGCGCCCCGCCGGACCCGATGAACCTGCTGGGCCCCGCGTCCGCCTTCGCCTATCCGCGCTTCGCCGACTACCGCGCGGCGGTGGACGCGGCAGCACCGGCCGTCAACGTCGCCGCTCTGGTTGGGCACACCGCCCTGCGCAGCAATCACCTGGACCGACTCGAGCGAGTCGCCAGCCCGGCGGAAATCGCGGCCATGCGCGCGCAACTGGCCGACAGCCTCATGCACGGCGCCCTGGGGCTCAGCACCGGCCTGGCCTACGCGACGGCGGCCGCCGCCAGTACCGACGAAGTCTGCCAGTTGGCCGAGGAACTGGCCGTTCACGGTGGCCTCTACGCCACCCACCTGCGCGATGAGTTCGACGACATCCTCGGCGCCCTCGACGAGGCCTGCGCCATCGCCCGCCACGCCGGTTGCACGCTGATCGTCTCCCACCTCAAGTGCGCCGGCGCGGGCAACTGGGGACGCAGCGCGGAGGTGCTCGCCAGCCTGGAACAGGCACTTCGGCACCAGCCGGTCGGCTGCGACTGCTATCCCTACTCGGCCAGCTCGTCCACCCTGGACCTGAAGCAGGTCACCTCCGACTTCGACATCCTCATCACCTGGTCCCGGGCGCACCCGGAAATGGCCGGCAGGACCCTGGCCGCCATCGCCGACGACTGGCGTCTGCCCTTGCTGGAAGCCGCCCGCCGCCTGCAACCGGCCGGCGCCGTGTACCACTGCATGAGCGAAGCCGACGTGCAGCGCATCCTCGCCCACCCACTGAGCATGATCGGCTCCGACGGCCTGCCCGAAGACCCACGCCCGCATCCACGCCTGTGGGGCACCTTTCCCCGCGTGCTGGGCCACTACAGCCGCGATCTGGGGCTGCTCACCCTCGAAGACGCAGTGCGCAAGATGACCGGCCTCAGCGCCAGCCGCTTCGCCCTGGAGCAGCGCGGCCTGATCGCGCCCGGCTACTGGGCCGACCTGGTGCTGTTCGACCCGCACGCCATCGCCGACACCGCGCGCTTCCACGACCCCATCCAGCCCGCCGCCGGCATCCGCGCGGTCTGGGTCAACGGCGTGCTGTCCTACCAGGACGGCCAGCCCTGCCAGGCCCGCGCCGGGCGCTTCCTGCCCCGCGCTGGCGCGAATCCCCCCGCAACCGAGGAAAACATCCGATGA
- a CDS encoding MurR/RpiR family transcriptional regulator, producing MDILYLIRGRRDRLRGNPAKVAEAILDDVEFAASASIDQLAAKAGVSKAAMSRFARLMDCGDLRELRLRLARASAVGARFLDEAPAAKPPEFFSRMVGDIEQSLHRHLAAFDEARFGTAVDLIVSAGKIHIFGMGGCSTLLAAEMQYRLVRLGYQATACHDPVLMRMAAATLGPQDLLIVLSLSGLPPELLACTRLARAYGARLLAITRAGSPLAAMADTLLPIVLAETDFIYKPTAARYGMLLAIDLLATETALRNPETSQELLRRVKLALDDLRQGEDWLPLGD from the coding sequence ATGGACATCCTCTACCTCATCCGCGGTCGCCGCGATCGCCTGCGGGGCAATCCGGCGAAAGTCGCCGAGGCCATCCTGGACGACGTGGAGTTCGCCGCGTCCGCCAGCATCGACCAACTGGCCGCCAAGGCTGGCGTGAGCAAGGCGGCGATGTCCCGCTTCGCGCGCCTGATGGACTGCGGCGACCTGCGCGAACTGCGCCTTCGGCTGGCGAGGGCCAGCGCCGTGGGCGCCCGTTTCCTCGACGAGGCGCCGGCCGCCAAGCCGCCGGAGTTCTTCAGCCGGATGGTCGGCGACATCGAGCAGAGCCTGCATCGCCACCTGGCGGCATTCGACGAGGCGCGCTTCGGCACGGCGGTCGATCTGATCGTTTCGGCCGGGAAGATCCACATCTTCGGCATGGGCGGCTGTTCCACCCTGCTGGCAGCGGAAATGCAGTACCGCCTGGTGCGCCTGGGCTACCAGGCGACCGCCTGCCATGACCCGGTGCTGATGCGCATGGCCGCCGCCACGCTGGGCCCGCAGGACCTGCTGATCGTGCTGTCGCTCAGCGGCCTCCCCCCGGAACTTCTCGCCTGCACGCGCCTCGCTCGCGCCTATGGCGCCCGGCTGCTGGCCATCACCCGCGCGGGCAGCCCGCTGGCCGCGATGGCCGACACCCTGCTGCCCATCGTCCTCGCCGAAACCGACTTCATCTACAAACCCACCGCCGCGCGCTACGGCATGTTGCTGGCCATCGACCTGCTGGCCACCGAGACCGCGCTGCGCAATCCCGAAACCAGCCAAGAGCTGCTGCGCCGGGTGAAACTGGCCCTGGACGATCTGCGCCAGGGTGAAGACTGGTTACCCCTGGGAGATTGA
- a CDS encoding malate dehydrogenase: protein MNKLSIVGVGMVGEAAAQIIAREEFCRELVLIDVQGELAQGKALDVWQAAVESGSDTRVHGGSNGELLKDSDLVVITAGVPRKPGQSRQDVLSINLPILDSIMQDVNRHAPAATVLVVSNPVDVLTYRAWSLSGLGRDRVFGQAGVLDTARMKCFIAEETGFSARDITALVLGGHGDSMVPLMRYCAVGSVPLSHFLSSEQIERIVERTRKGGGEILGLKKLGSACDAPGVAIAQMVDAIANGRNRILPAVVILEGEYGRTGIAMGVPCVLAEEGVVRVIELPLDAQEQAMFDRSADQVVRDIAEMNAL from the coding sequence GTGAACAAGCTATCGATTGTGGGCGTCGGTATGGTGGGTGAGGCGGCAGCTCAGATCATTGCCCGGGAAGAGTTCTGTCGTGAGTTGGTGTTGATTGATGTGCAGGGTGAGTTGGCGCAGGGCAAGGCGCTGGACGTCTGGCAGGCGGCAGTTGAGTCAGGTTCTGATACCCGGGTTCACGGCGGGTCCAATGGCGAACTGCTGAAGGACTCTGACCTGGTGGTGATTACCGCGGGTGTGCCCCGCAAGCCTGGCCAGTCGCGCCAGGATGTATTGAGCATCAACCTGCCGATTCTCGACAGCATCATGCAGGATGTTAATCGTCATGCGCCGGCGGCGACGGTGTTGGTGGTGTCGAACCCGGTCGACGTGCTGACCTATCGGGCCTGGAGTCTCAGTGGGCTGGGACGCGACAGGGTGTTCGGGCAGGCCGGGGTGCTGGATACGGCACGGATGAAGTGTTTCATTGCCGAGGAGACAGGGTTTTCTGCTCGGGATATCACGGCGCTGGTGCTGGGCGGGCATGGCGATAGCATGGTGCCGCTGATGCGGTACTGTGCGGTGGGTTCGGTGCCGCTGTCGCACTTCCTGTCCAGTGAGCAGATCGAGCGGATCGTGGAACGCACCCGTAAGGGTGGCGGCGAGATCCTCGGTTTGAAGAAGCTGGGGAGCGCCTGCGACGCGCCGGGCGTGGCAATTGCGCAGATGGTGGATGCCATCGCCAATGGGCGAAACCGCATTTTGCCGGCGGTGGTGATTCTCGAGGGCGAGTACGGGCGAACAGGTATTGCCATGGGTGTCCCCTGCGTGCTGGCAGAGGAGGGGGTTGTGCGGGTGATCGAGTTGCCTCTGGATGCGCAGGAGCAGGCGATGTTCGACCGTTCCGCAGATCAGGTGGTGCGTGATATCGCTGAAATGAATGCTCTATGA
- a CDS encoding amidotransferase: protein MPLRICILETDILRPELVDQYKGYGLMFEQLFAKQPIAAEFSVYNVVQGHYPPEGETFDAYLVTGSKADSFGSDPWILTLKAFLLQRYEAGDKLLGVCFGHQLLALLLGGRTERATQGWGVGTHSYQLKQKPEWMTPALDDLTLLISHQDQVTQLPKGATLLASSDFCPNAAYAIGDQVLCFQGHPEFVHDYSRALLDLRQDFLGEEIYKQGVNSLDRDHQGAAVAEWMMRFISRDSAA from the coding sequence ATGCCACTCCGCATCTGCATTCTTGAAACTGACATTCTCCGCCCCGAACTGGTCGATCAATACAAGGGATACGGCCTGATGTTCGAGCAGCTGTTCGCCAAGCAGCCGATCGCCGCGGAGTTCAGTGTCTACAACGTGGTGCAGGGGCATTACCCGCCTGAAGGGGAGACGTTCGACGCTTACCTGGTCACTGGCAGCAAGGCCGATTCCTTCGGTTCCGATCCCTGGATTCTCACGCTCAAGGCCTTCCTGCTGCAGCGTTACGAGGCCGGCGACAAGCTGCTGGGCGTCTGCTTCGGCCACCAGTTGCTGGCCCTGTTGCTGGGTGGCCGTACCGAGCGCGCTACCCAGGGCTGGGGCGTGGGTACCCACAGTTACCAGCTGAAGCAGAAGCCGGAATGGATGACGCCGGCCCTGGACGACCTGACCTTGCTGATCAGCCACCAGGATCAGGTCACCCAGTTGCCGAAGGGCGCCACCCTGCTGGCCTCCAGCGACTTCTGTCCGAACGCCGCCTATGCCATCGGCGATCAGGTGCTGTGCTTCCAGGGGCACCCGGAATTCGTCCATGACTATTCCCGCGCGCTGCTGGACCTGCGCCAGGACTTCCTCGGCGAGGAAATCTACAAGCAGGGTGTAAACAGCCTGGATCGCGACCACCAGGGAGCGGCGGTCGCCGAGTGGATGATGCGCTTCATCTCCCGCGATAGCGCTGCCTGA